The Sorex araneus isolate mSorAra2 chromosome 5, mSorAra2.pri, whole genome shotgun sequence genome has a segment encoding these proteins:
- the AJAP1 gene encoding adherens junction-associated protein 1 isoform X1 yields the protein MWLRQLLGLSGMSFRWPGSALGGHAWVLIAMFQLAVDLPSCEALGPGPEFRLLLRPPSRPPRPWGLRSGQPTRVPVPVWGPRPLPSPRGARRAHRPRDQAGALVPKAGLARSPAAARPGPSLGAASTAAAPAGQQPLSRARRHLQVAALGAFDARPGRPTPEPEFIAWGPTGEEEGPEGHTVPGALGPTTAHVSPTRRTTMATTITTATAATPTTLQSPGATEPLGPGPRFPFGTSTTEPPTRPGRDARPPRVLGESSGLAVHQIVTITVSLIMVIAALVTTLVLKNCCAQSGRARRSGRQRKLQQQEESCQNLTDFAPARVPSTLDVFTAYNETLQCSHECVRASVPVYADDTLRSVGEFKSTFNGNRPPSSDRHLIPVAFVSEKWFEISC from the exons TGGCATGTCCTTCCGCTGGCCGGGCAGCGCCCTGGGAGGCCACGCGTGGGTCCTCATCGCCATGTTCCAGCTGGCCGTGGACCTGCCGTCCTGCGAggccctgggccccgggcccGAGTTCCGGCTCCTGCTCCGGCCGCCCAGCCGGCCGCCCCGTCCGTGGGGGCTGCGCAGTGGACAGCCCACGCGGGTGCCCGTGCCGGTGTGGGGCCCGCGGCCGCTGCCGAGCCCGCGGGGGGCCAGGCGGGCGCACAGACCCCGGGACCAGGCGGGCGCCCTGGTGCCCAAGGCGGGGCTCGCCAGGTCCCCCGCGGCCGCCAGGCCCGGCCCGTCCCTGGGCGCGGCGTCCACCGCGGCGGCCCCCGCGGGccagcagcccctgagcagggccCGGCGGCACCTCCAGGTGGCCGCGCTCGGCGCCTTCGACGCCCGGCCGGGCCGGCCCACCCCGGAGCCCGAGTTCATCGCCTGGGGCCccacgggggaggaggagggccccGAGGGCCACACGGTGCCCGGCGCCCTCGGCCCCACCACCGCCCACGTGTCCCCCACCCGGAGGACCACCAtggccaccaccatcaccacggCCACCGCCGCCACGCCCACGACACTGCAGAGCCCGGGCGCCACGGAGCCCCTGGGCCCGGGGCCTCGGTTCCCCTTCGGGACCAGCACCACGGAGCCGCCCACCAGGCCCGGCAGAGACGCCAGGCCCCCCCGCGTCCTGGGGGAGAGCTCAG GCCTGGCCGTGCACCAGATCGTCACCATCACTGTGTCCCTCATCATGGTCATCGCTGCTCTCGTCACGACGCTCGTCTTAAAGAACTG CTGCGCGCAGAGCGGGCGCGCGCGGCGCAGCGGCCGGCAGCGCAAGCTGCAGCAGCAGGAGGAGAGCTGCCAGAACCTGACGGACTTCGCGCCCGCGCGCGTGCCCAGCACCCTGGACGTCTTCACCGCCTACAACGAGACGCTGCAGTGCTCGCACGAGTGCGTGCGCGCCTCCGTGCCCGTCTACGCCGACGACACGCTGCGCTCCGTGGGCGAGTTCAAGTCCACGTTCAACGGGAACCG GCCGCCCTCCTCCGACCGGCATCTGATCCCTGTGGCCTTCGTGTCTGAGAAGTGGTTCGAGATCTCCTGCTGA
- the AJAP1 gene encoding adherens junction-associated protein 1 isoform X2, with protein sequence MSFRWPGSALGGHAWVLIAMFQLAVDLPSCEALGPGPEFRLLLRPPSRPPRPWGLRSGQPTRVPVPVWGPRPLPSPRGARRAHRPRDQAGALVPKAGLARSPAAARPGPSLGAASTAAAPAGQQPLSRARRHLQVAALGAFDARPGRPTPEPEFIAWGPTGEEEGPEGHTVPGALGPTTAHVSPTRRTTMATTITTATAATPTTLQSPGATEPLGPGPRFPFGTSTTEPPTRPGRDARPPRVLGESSGLAVHQIVTITVSLIMVIAALVTTLVLKNCCAQSGRARRSGRQRKLQQQEESCQNLTDFAPARVPSTLDVFTAYNETLQCSHECVRASVPVYADDTLRSVGEFKSTFNGNRPPSSDRHLIPVAFVSEKWFEISC encoded by the exons ATGTCCTTCCGCTGGCCGGGCAGCGCCCTGGGAGGCCACGCGTGGGTCCTCATCGCCATGTTCCAGCTGGCCGTGGACCTGCCGTCCTGCGAggccctgggccccgggcccGAGTTCCGGCTCCTGCTCCGGCCGCCCAGCCGGCCGCCCCGTCCGTGGGGGCTGCGCAGTGGACAGCCCACGCGGGTGCCCGTGCCGGTGTGGGGCCCGCGGCCGCTGCCGAGCCCGCGGGGGGCCAGGCGGGCGCACAGACCCCGGGACCAGGCGGGCGCCCTGGTGCCCAAGGCGGGGCTCGCCAGGTCCCCCGCGGCCGCCAGGCCCGGCCCGTCCCTGGGCGCGGCGTCCACCGCGGCGGCCCCCGCGGGccagcagcccctgagcagggccCGGCGGCACCTCCAGGTGGCCGCGCTCGGCGCCTTCGACGCCCGGCCGGGCCGGCCCACCCCGGAGCCCGAGTTCATCGCCTGGGGCCccacgggggaggaggagggccccGAGGGCCACACGGTGCCCGGCGCCCTCGGCCCCACCACCGCCCACGTGTCCCCCACCCGGAGGACCACCAtggccaccaccatcaccacggCCACCGCCGCCACGCCCACGACACTGCAGAGCCCGGGCGCCACGGAGCCCCTGGGCCCGGGGCCTCGGTTCCCCTTCGGGACCAGCACCACGGAGCCGCCCACCAGGCCCGGCAGAGACGCCAGGCCCCCCCGCGTCCTGGGGGAGAGCTCAG GCCTGGCCGTGCACCAGATCGTCACCATCACTGTGTCCCTCATCATGGTCATCGCTGCTCTCGTCACGACGCTCGTCTTAAAGAACTG CTGCGCGCAGAGCGGGCGCGCGCGGCGCAGCGGCCGGCAGCGCAAGCTGCAGCAGCAGGAGGAGAGCTGCCAGAACCTGACGGACTTCGCGCCCGCGCGCGTGCCCAGCACCCTGGACGTCTTCACCGCCTACAACGAGACGCTGCAGTGCTCGCACGAGTGCGTGCGCGCCTCCGTGCCCGTCTACGCCGACGACACGCTGCGCTCCGTGGGCGAGTTCAAGTCCACGTTCAACGGGAACCG GCCGCCCTCCTCCGACCGGCATCTGATCCCTGTGGCCTTCGTGTCTGAGAAGTGGTTCGAGATCTCCTGCTGA